The following proteins are encoded in a genomic region of Zea mays cultivar B73 chromosome 9, Zm-B73-REFERENCE-NAM-5.0, whole genome shotgun sequence:
- the LOC103639610 gene encoding WD repeat-containing protein 6 isoform X3 has protein sequence MAAGGHLRPGSYLGDVSALSLLPSSPHPLLLAGTGSQLLLYEVGAARLVASFRVFDGVRVHGIEPRSGGPGCHSYTLALFGERRVKLFSLGFGVEADGGEARLELEQRLPGFDHWVLDTRFLEVDGLLAIGLSDNSVALWDLSKRALVTRVKSPEKCLLYSMRMWGDSVREFLVASGTILNEILIWKLAPQVLGSSMVCSNEGNTSDVNSPKIMNPDDSQHMAVHLGRLKEHEGSIFRIAWSSDGSKFMSVSDDRSARVWTLSFKSQGFANHTASHDNVEIIPKLTLFGHSARIWDCYVSDSMVITAGEDCTCCIWGMDGKLIKMFKEHIGRGIWRCLFDPSSLLVVTAGFDSAIKVHHLCNSIFHDIVDDKKVSGLNYDSEIFVVSSPSVSGQYGPLDSKSEYVRCLHFAEENVLYVATNNGYLRQAKLSNIEDVRWTKIIQVTEKAPVICMDVLTTYSNLSLNREDIIALGDGRGNVTIVRLTSSSSEPKLDLSFTWSAEKDRQLLGVYWCKALECSHIFTADPRGVLKLWNIRNVLFSSTDIINAPQMFPPVAVFEPSFGARIMCLDASPEEEILIAGDKKGNITAYPFPKILVLHDSGLMQQKMLPCCRFKGAHGISSVTSVHIEDSTSDHIEIHTTGGDGCICFFKYGRIAQKIEFFGMRQVKELGTIQSIYTNLASESQSSSTYAIGFTSADFIIWDLENETKMAQVSCGGWRRPYSYYLGTVPEYQNCFAFVKDHDIHIHRHWAPTHDKKLLAQVLHLQFHGREVHSLCFINPASHSDPENSSDLLIATGCEDGTVRLTGFLTGSSGKWHSSKLLGEHVGGSAVRATCFIPETYTVTYNSCNYSSNGISDGIAVEKDETFLLISVGSKQVLTTWILQPRNAENRQVYSSGLDIDSKQNSRNLENVDSAMSFQWLTTHMPPKLPRNRLKSGHIKQRVEEGNFSVVQPNMDVMDHMENDWRYLSVTAFHLKHPVLSRLTVCFVAVACSDATVVLRALLLPSRLWFDVAFLVPHASPVLVLRHIIINASHYKDDAGDRYLIASGSTDGSITFWNLTETIHGFMQLISETQPHMSIDYQKRPRTGRGSQGGRLRWRSLSYASKKRDGDMSSSDGSNPGSLNTAENSSEASGVENTQIVVHEASDSSKTEMPSSTQSCDIPELRPMHSLSGVHQSGVNCLHISFSTPDKSYCIISGGDDQSVQRFNFRVISSEDCLTTPARLNSHDNDTLKILYQHKVASAHSAAVKGIWTDGTWSFSTGLDQRVRCWKMGLAGQFTEYSHAIISVPEPETLDVFHDRAKRKYHIAVAGRGMQMVEFSPPEDD, from the exons ATGGCCGCCGGCGGCCACCTCCGCCCGGGCTCCTACCTGGGGGACGTATCAGCGCTCTCCTTGCTCCCCTCCTCGCCGCACCCTCTCCTCCTCGCCG GGACTGGATCGCAGCTGCTCTTGTACGAGGTGGGCGCTGCCAGGCTCGTTGCGTCGTTCCGAGTGTTCGACGGGGTGCGCGTCCACGGCATCGAGCCCCGGAGCGGAGGCCCCGGCTGTCACAGCTACACGCTTGCGTTGTTTGGCGAGAGGAGGGTGAAGCTATTCTCCCTCGGATTCGGTGTTGAAGCAGATGGCGGTGAGGCGCGGCTGGAGCTGGAGCAGAGGCTCCCGGGGTTTGACCATTGGGTGCTCGACACTCGTTTCCTTGAG GTCGATGGGCTGCTTGCGATTGGTCTGAGTGACAATTCAGTAGCGCTGTGGGATCTGAGCAAGCGTGCGTTGGTTACCCGAGTGAAGTCTCCAG AGAAGTGCCTTCTGTATTCCATGAGAATGTGGGGAGACTCTGTTAGAGAGTTTCTTGTGGCATCCGGGACCATTTTAAACGAG ATTCTCATATGGAAATTGGCACCGCAAGTTCTGGGATCCTCCATGGTATGCTCCAATGAAGGAAATACTTCTGATGTAAACAGTCCCAAAATTATGAATCCTGATGATAGTCAGCACATGGCAGTTCATCTTGGTAGGCTCAAGGAGCATGAAGGCTCAATATTCCGAATAGCTTGGTCCTCTGATGGATCAAAGTTTATGTCTGTTTCTGATGACCGTAG TGCTCGCGTGTGGACTTTGAGTTTCAAATCACAGGGTTTCGCCAATCATACAGCCAGTCACGACAATGTTGAAATTATACCAAAACTCACACTTTTTGGCCATAGTGCTAGGATATGGGACTGCTATGTTTCTGATTCT ATGGTTATAACTGCTGGTGAGGATTGTACTTGTTGCATTTGGGGAATGGATGGGAAGCTTATCAAGATGTTCAAAGAACACAT TGGACGAGGAATATGGCGATGTTTATTTGACCCAAGCTCACTGCTTGTGGTCACCGCTGGGTTTGATTCAGCAATCAAAGTGCACCATCTATGCAACTCCATTTTTCATGACATAGTGGACGATAAAAAGGTCTCTGGCCTGAACTATGATTCTGAGATCTTTGTAGTATCCTCTCCTTCTGTTTCGGGGCAGTATGGTCCCCTGGATAG CAAAAGCGAGTATGTTCGCTGTCTACACTTTGCAGAAGAAAATGTTCTGTATGTTGCCACAAATAATGGATATCTGCGTCAGGCCAAACTCTCTAACATAGAGGATGTAAGATGGACTAAGATTATTCAGGTCACTGAGAAAGCACCAGTTATCTGCATGGATGTCTTGACAACATACTCAAACCTTTCTTTGAATAGGGAGGACATAATTGCCCTTGGAGATGGACGGGGAAATGTTACTATTGTCCGTTTAACCAGTAGCAGCAGTGAACCTAAACTAGACCTATCTTTTACCTGGTCAGCAGAAAAAGATAGGCAACTACTAGGAGTGTACTGGTGCAAGGCTCTTGAATGTAG CCACATTTTCACAGCTGATCCTAGGGGTGTGCTTAAGTTGTGGAACATAAGAAATGTCCTGTTCTCAAGTACTGATATTATCAATGCACCTCAGATGTTTCCACCTGTAGCAGTGTTTGAACCGTCCTTTGGAGCTCGAATTATGTGTCTAGATGCATCTCCTGAAGAGGAG ATCCTTATAGCTGGTGATAAAAAGGGTAACATCACAGCCTATCCTTTCCCTAAAATATTGGTACTGCATGACAGTGGTCTGATGCAACAGAAGATGCTTCCATGTTGTCGCTTTAAAGGAGCTCATGGCATTTCTAGTGTCACGAGTGTTCATATAGAAGACTCCACTTCTGATCATATTGAAATTCACACT ACCGGGGGAGATGGTTGCATTTGCTTTTTCAAGTATGGAAGAATTGCACAAAAGATTGAATTTTTTGGAATGAGGCAAGTAAAAGAACTGGGCACCATTCAATCCATCTACACTAATCTTGCATCTGAGAGCCAATCTAGTAGTACCTACGCAATAGGTTTCACCTCTGCAGATTTTATCATTTGGGACCTTGAGAATGAAACAAAG ATGGCTCAAGTATCCTGTGGTGGCTGGCGGCGCCCTTATTCTTATTATCTTGGGACAGTCCCTGAATATCAGAACTGCTTTGCCTTTGTAAAG GATCATGATATTCACATTCACAGGCACTGGGCACCAACTCATGATAAGAAATTACTCGCTCAAGTTCTCCATTTGCAGTTTCATGGTAGAGAAGTGCACTCGTTGTGTTTCATAAATCCAGCAAGCCATTCAGATCCTGAGAATAGCTCAGATCTGTTGATAGCAACCGGGTGTGAAGATGGAACTGTGCGCCTTACAGG ATTTTTGACTGGTAGTTCTGGAAAATGGCATTCCTCAAAGTTGCTAGGGGAGCATGTAGGCGGGTCAGCTGTGCGAGCTACATGCTTCATACCAGAGACCTACACAGTAACATATAATTCATGTAACTACAGTTCGAACGGTATTTCTGATGGCATTGCTGTTGAAAAAGACGAGACTTTCTTACTCATATCTGTTGGATCAAAGCAAGTCCTCACTACTTGGATTTTGCAACCGAGGAATGCAGAAAACAGACAAGTATATTCAAGTGGCTTAGATATTGACTCCAAGCAAAACTCCAGAAACTTGGAAAACGTTGATTCAGCCATGTCATTTCAATGGCTAACTACCCACATGCCACCAAAGCTTCCTAGGAACAGACTGAAATCTGGCCACATAAAACAGAGGGTTGAGGAAGGAAATTTTTCTGTTGTTCAGCCAAATATGGACGTTATGGATCACATGGAAAATGACTGGCGTTACCTTTCTGTTACAGCATTTCATTTGAAGCATCCGGTTCTCAG CAGGTTGACAGTATGTTTTGTTGCTGTTGCTTGCTCGGATGCAACAGTTGTGCTCCGTGCTCTTCTGTTACCTTCTCGATTGTG GTTTGACGTTGCCTTCTTGGTTCCACATGCATCACCAGTTTTGGTGCTGCGGCATATTATCATCAATGCTAGCCACTATAAAG ATGATGCTGGAGACAGATACCTTATTGCGAGTGGATCAACAGATGGTAGCATCACTTTTTGGAACCTGACAGAGACCATTCATGGCTTCATGCAACTAATATCAGAGACTCAACCACATATGAGTATTGATTATCAAAAGCGTCCCAGGACAGGAAGAGGGAGTCAAGGTGGTCGTCTCCGGTGGAGATCACTGTCATACGCTTCGAAGAAGAGAGATGGAGATATGTCATCCTCTGACGGAAGCAACCCGGGTAGCCTAAACACTGCTGAAAATTCATCTGAAGCTTCTGGTGTGGAAAACACTCAGATTGTAGTGCATGAAGCAAGTGACAGCTCAAAAACTGAGATGCCTTCAAGTACCCAGTCATGTGATATACCTGAATTGAGACCAATGCACTCGTTATCCGGTGTTCACCAGTCAGGCGTTAATTGCCTCCACATATCATTCTCAACACCTGACAAGTCATACTGCATTATAAGTGGTGGAGATGATCAATCTGTTCAGCGCTTCAACTTCAGAGTAATATCTTCGGAGGATTGCTTAACAACCCCAGCAAGGCTAAATTCGCATGACAATGACACACTTAAAATTCTATATCAACATAAGGTAGCATCAGCTCATAGTGCAGCAGTTAAAG GAATCTGGACAGACGGCACTTGGTCGTTCTCTACTGGCCTTGATCAGAGAGTAAGATGCTGGAAGATGGGATTAGCCGGCCAATTCACGGAATACTCCCATGCTATCATTAGCGTGCCCGAGCCTGAAACTCTAGATGTTTTCCATGACCG GGCAAAGAGGAAGTACCACATTGCTGTTGCTGGAAGGGGTATGCAAATGGTCGAGTTCTCACCACCTGAAGATGATTGA
- the LOC103639610 gene encoding WD repeat-containing protein 6 isoform X4: MAAGGHLRPGSYLGDVSALSLLPSSPHPLLLAGTGSQLLLYEVGAARLVASFRVFDGVRVHGIEPRSGGPGCHSYTLALFGERRVKLFSLGFGVEADGGEARLELEQRLPGFDHWVLDTRFLEVDGLLAIGLSDNSVALWDLSKRALVTRVKSPEKCLLYSMRMWGDSVREFLVASGTILNEILIWKLAPQVLGSSMVCSNEGNTSDVNSPKIMNPDDSQHMAVHLGRLKEHEGSIFRIAWSSDGSKFMSVSDDRSARVWTLSFKSQGFANHTASHDNVEIIPKLTLFGHSARIWDCYVSDSMVITAGEDCTCCIWGMDGKLIKMFKEHIGRGIWRCLFDPSSLLVVTAGFDSAIKVHHLCNSIFHDIVDDKKVSGLNYDSEIFVVSSPSVSGQYGPLDSKSEYVRCLHFAEENVLYVATNNGYLRQAKLSNIEDVRWTKIIQVTEKAPVICMDVLTTYSNLSLNREDIIALGDGRGNVTIVRLTSSSSEPKLDLSFTWSAEKDRQLLGVYWCKALECSHIFTADPRGVLKLWNIRNVLFSSTDIINAPQMFPPVAVFEPSFGARIMCLDASPEEEILIAGDKKGNITAYPFPKILVLHDSGLMQQKMLPCCRFKGAHGISSVTSVHIEDSTSDHIEIHTTGGDGCICFFKYGRIAQKIEFFGMRQVKELGTIQSIYTNLASESQSSSTYAIGFTSADFIIWDLENETKMAQVSCGGWRRPYSYYLGTVPEYQNCFAFVKDHDIHIHRHWAPTHDKKLLAQVLHLQFHGREVHSLCFINPASHSDPENSSDLLIATGCEDGTVRLTGFLTGSSGKWHSSKLLGEHVGGSAVRATCFIPETYTVTYNSCNYSSNGISDGIAVEKDETFLLISVGSKQVLTTWILQPRNAENRQVYSSGLDIDSKQNSRNLENVDSAMSFQWLTTHMPPKLPRNRLKSGHIKQRVEEGNFSVVQPNMDVMDHMENDWRYLSVTAFHLKHPVLRLTVCFVAVACSDATVVLRALLLPSRLWFDVAFLVPHASPVLVLRHIIINASHYKDDAGDRYLIASGSTDGSITFWNLTETIHGFMQLISETQPHMSIDYQKRPRTGRGSQGGRLRWRSLSYASKKRDGDMSSSDGSNPGSLNTAENSSEASGVENTQIVVHEASDSSKTEMPSSTQSCDIPELRPMHSLSGVHQSGVNCLHISFSTPDKSYCIISGGDDQSVQRFNFRVISSEDCLTTPARLNSHDNDTLKILYQHKVASAHSAAVKGIWTDGTWSFSTGLDQRVRCWKMGLAGQFTEYSHAIISVPEPETLDVFHDRAKRKYHIAVAGRGMQMVEFSPPEDD; this comes from the exons ATGGCCGCCGGCGGCCACCTCCGCCCGGGCTCCTACCTGGGGGACGTATCAGCGCTCTCCTTGCTCCCCTCCTCGCCGCACCCTCTCCTCCTCGCCG GGACTGGATCGCAGCTGCTCTTGTACGAGGTGGGCGCTGCCAGGCTCGTTGCGTCGTTCCGAGTGTTCGACGGGGTGCGCGTCCACGGCATCGAGCCCCGGAGCGGAGGCCCCGGCTGTCACAGCTACACGCTTGCGTTGTTTGGCGAGAGGAGGGTGAAGCTATTCTCCCTCGGATTCGGTGTTGAAGCAGATGGCGGTGAGGCGCGGCTGGAGCTGGAGCAGAGGCTCCCGGGGTTTGACCATTGGGTGCTCGACACTCGTTTCCTTGAG GTCGATGGGCTGCTTGCGATTGGTCTGAGTGACAATTCAGTAGCGCTGTGGGATCTGAGCAAGCGTGCGTTGGTTACCCGAGTGAAGTCTCCAG AGAAGTGCCTTCTGTATTCCATGAGAATGTGGGGAGACTCTGTTAGAGAGTTTCTTGTGGCATCCGGGACCATTTTAAACGAG ATTCTCATATGGAAATTGGCACCGCAAGTTCTGGGATCCTCCATGGTATGCTCCAATGAAGGAAATACTTCTGATGTAAACAGTCCCAAAATTATGAATCCTGATGATAGTCAGCACATGGCAGTTCATCTTGGTAGGCTCAAGGAGCATGAAGGCTCAATATTCCGAATAGCTTGGTCCTCTGATGGATCAAAGTTTATGTCTGTTTCTGATGACCGTAG TGCTCGCGTGTGGACTTTGAGTTTCAAATCACAGGGTTTCGCCAATCATACAGCCAGTCACGACAATGTTGAAATTATACCAAAACTCACACTTTTTGGCCATAGTGCTAGGATATGGGACTGCTATGTTTCTGATTCT ATGGTTATAACTGCTGGTGAGGATTGTACTTGTTGCATTTGGGGAATGGATGGGAAGCTTATCAAGATGTTCAAAGAACACAT TGGACGAGGAATATGGCGATGTTTATTTGACCCAAGCTCACTGCTTGTGGTCACCGCTGGGTTTGATTCAGCAATCAAAGTGCACCATCTATGCAACTCCATTTTTCATGACATAGTGGACGATAAAAAGGTCTCTGGCCTGAACTATGATTCTGAGATCTTTGTAGTATCCTCTCCTTCTGTTTCGGGGCAGTATGGTCCCCTGGATAG CAAAAGCGAGTATGTTCGCTGTCTACACTTTGCAGAAGAAAATGTTCTGTATGTTGCCACAAATAATGGATATCTGCGTCAGGCCAAACTCTCTAACATAGAGGATGTAAGATGGACTAAGATTATTCAGGTCACTGAGAAAGCACCAGTTATCTGCATGGATGTCTTGACAACATACTCAAACCTTTCTTTGAATAGGGAGGACATAATTGCCCTTGGAGATGGACGGGGAAATGTTACTATTGTCCGTTTAACCAGTAGCAGCAGTGAACCTAAACTAGACCTATCTTTTACCTGGTCAGCAGAAAAAGATAGGCAACTACTAGGAGTGTACTGGTGCAAGGCTCTTGAATGTAG CCACATTTTCACAGCTGATCCTAGGGGTGTGCTTAAGTTGTGGAACATAAGAAATGTCCTGTTCTCAAGTACTGATATTATCAATGCACCTCAGATGTTTCCACCTGTAGCAGTGTTTGAACCGTCCTTTGGAGCTCGAATTATGTGTCTAGATGCATCTCCTGAAGAGGAG ATCCTTATAGCTGGTGATAAAAAGGGTAACATCACAGCCTATCCTTTCCCTAAAATATTGGTACTGCATGACAGTGGTCTGATGCAACAGAAGATGCTTCCATGTTGTCGCTTTAAAGGAGCTCATGGCATTTCTAGTGTCACGAGTGTTCATATAGAAGACTCCACTTCTGATCATATTGAAATTCACACT ACCGGGGGAGATGGTTGCATTTGCTTTTTCAAGTATGGAAGAATTGCACAAAAGATTGAATTTTTTGGAATGAGGCAAGTAAAAGAACTGGGCACCATTCAATCCATCTACACTAATCTTGCATCTGAGAGCCAATCTAGTAGTACCTACGCAATAGGTTTCACCTCTGCAGATTTTATCATTTGGGACCTTGAGAATGAAACAAAG ATGGCTCAAGTATCCTGTGGTGGCTGGCGGCGCCCTTATTCTTATTATCTTGGGACAGTCCCTGAATATCAGAACTGCTTTGCCTTTGTAAAG GATCATGATATTCACATTCACAGGCACTGGGCACCAACTCATGATAAGAAATTACTCGCTCAAGTTCTCCATTTGCAGTTTCATGGTAGAGAAGTGCACTCGTTGTGTTTCATAAATCCAGCAAGCCATTCAGATCCTGAGAATAGCTCAGATCTGTTGATAGCAACCGGGTGTGAAGATGGAACTGTGCGCCTTACAGG ATTTTTGACTGGTAGTTCTGGAAAATGGCATTCCTCAAAGTTGCTAGGGGAGCATGTAGGCGGGTCAGCTGTGCGAGCTACATGCTTCATACCAGAGACCTACACAGTAACATATAATTCATGTAACTACAGTTCGAACGGTATTTCTGATGGCATTGCTGTTGAAAAAGACGAGACTTTCTTACTCATATCTGTTGGATCAAAGCAAGTCCTCACTACTTGGATTTTGCAACCGAGGAATGCAGAAAACAGACAAGTATATTCAAGTGGCTTAGATATTGACTCCAAGCAAAACTCCAGAAACTTGGAAAACGTTGATTCAGCCATGTCATTTCAATGGCTAACTACCCACATGCCACCAAAGCTTCCTAGGAACAGACTGAAATCTGGCCACATAAAACAGAGGGTTGAGGAAGGAAATTTTTCTGTTGTTCAGCCAAATATGGACGTTATGGATCACATGGAAAATGACTGGCGTTACCTTTCTGTTACAGCATTTCATTTGAAGCATCCGGTTCTCAG GTTGACAGTATGTTTTGTTGCTGTTGCTTGCTCGGATGCAACAGTTGTGCTCCGTGCTCTTCTGTTACCTTCTCGATTGTG GTTTGACGTTGCCTTCTTGGTTCCACATGCATCACCAGTTTTGGTGCTGCGGCATATTATCATCAATGCTAGCCACTATAAAG ATGATGCTGGAGACAGATACCTTATTGCGAGTGGATCAACAGATGGTAGCATCACTTTTTGGAACCTGACAGAGACCATTCATGGCTTCATGCAACTAATATCAGAGACTCAACCACATATGAGTATTGATTATCAAAAGCGTCCCAGGACAGGAAGAGGGAGTCAAGGTGGTCGTCTCCGGTGGAGATCACTGTCATACGCTTCGAAGAAGAGAGATGGAGATATGTCATCCTCTGACGGAAGCAACCCGGGTAGCCTAAACACTGCTGAAAATTCATCTGAAGCTTCTGGTGTGGAAAACACTCAGATTGTAGTGCATGAAGCAAGTGACAGCTCAAAAACTGAGATGCCTTCAAGTACCCAGTCATGTGATATACCTGAATTGAGACCAATGCACTCGTTATCCGGTGTTCACCAGTCAGGCGTTAATTGCCTCCACATATCATTCTCAACACCTGACAAGTCATACTGCATTATAAGTGGTGGAGATGATCAATCTGTTCAGCGCTTCAACTTCAGAGTAATATCTTCGGAGGATTGCTTAACAACCCCAGCAAGGCTAAATTCGCATGACAATGACACACTTAAAATTCTATATCAACATAAGGTAGCATCAGCTCATAGTGCAGCAGTTAAAG GAATCTGGACAGACGGCACTTGGTCGTTCTCTACTGGCCTTGATCAGAGAGTAAGATGCTGGAAGATGGGATTAGCCGGCCAATTCACGGAATACTCCCATGCTATCATTAGCGTGCCCGAGCCTGAAACTCTAGATGTTTTCCATGACCG GGCAAAGAGGAAGTACCACATTGCTGTTGCTGGAAGGGGTATGCAAATGGTCGAGTTCTCACCACCTGAAGATGATTGA